Proteins from a genomic interval of Papaver somniferum cultivar HN1 chromosome 4, ASM357369v1, whole genome shotgun sequence:
- the LOC113275849 gene encoding membrane-anchored ubiquitin-fold protein 2-like has protein sequence MSEVQDQLEIRFRLNDGSDIGPKTYSSATGICTLKESILAQWPKGKENGPRTVKDVKLIGAGKILENSKTLEECKSPICGLTGEVTTMHVVVHPPPTQGEKRSSNQLQNRCVCVIL, from the exons ATGTCAGAAGTACAGGATCAGTTAGAGATCAGGTTTCGGTTAAACGACGGGTCAGACATTGGTCCTAAAACTTACTCATCTGCTACTGGTATTTGCACTTTGAAGGAAAGCATCCTTGCACAATGGCCTAAAG GAAAGGAGAACGGTCCGAGAACAGTGAAAGATGTGAAGTTAATAGGTGCTGGTAAGATATTGGAGAACAGTAAAACATTAGAAGAGTGCAAGAGCCCAATATGCGGTCTAACAGGAGAAGTTACAACCATGCATGTAGTTGTCCACCCCCCACCCACTCAAGGAG AAAAGAGATCATCAAATCAACTGCAGAACAGATGTGTTTGTGTCATCTTGTAA